The following proteins come from a genomic window of Edaphobacter sp. 4G125:
- a CDS encoding D-tagatose-bisphosphate aldolase, class II, non-catalytic subunit gives MSELLRNLLKNRSGEGASRGIYSVCSSHPWALRAALRQAVQDGSPVLIEATSNQVNQEGGYTGMRPKDFRELVFNLAKEEGVPEARIILGGDHLGPNPWRKKPATEAMALAEAMVREYAAAGFTKIHLDASMACTGDPEALPVETVAERSAQLCLAAEEAAAAAKVHPVYVIGTEVPTPGGATESISGVHATATSDAEQTYEVHRRVFAKHGLEDAWSRVVAMVVQPGVEFNHDSVSHYDAGKARELSAWIDRRRPLVFEAHSTDYQLPEAYRELVRDGFAILKVGPAVTFAMREAIFALTRIEDELVPDGKRSNLRNVVERVMLASPKDWEGHYHGSPEQQRILRTYSYSDRIRYYWNVPEISQAVEALIRNLNSVEIPETLISAYLPLEYEAIRAGVLKSDPTEIVLYASQRVLVPYAEACF, from the coding sequence ATGTCCGAACTCCTGAGGAATCTGCTTAAGAACCGGTCCGGGGAGGGAGCTTCCCGCGGAATCTACTCTGTTTGTTCCTCGCATCCCTGGGCGTTGCGCGCCGCTTTGCGACAGGCTGTCCAAGACGGTTCTCCGGTTCTGATCGAAGCAACTTCGAATCAGGTGAACCAGGAGGGTGGTTACACCGGGATGCGGCCCAAGGACTTCCGAGAGCTGGTTTTTAATCTCGCGAAGGAGGAGGGTGTCCCGGAGGCGCGCATCATTCTCGGGGGCGACCATCTGGGGCCGAATCCGTGGAGAAAGAAGCCCGCTACGGAGGCGATGGCTCTTGCCGAAGCGATGGTGCGTGAGTACGCCGCTGCAGGATTCACCAAGATTCACCTCGATGCGAGCATGGCCTGCACGGGAGATCCTGAGGCGCTTCCGGTAGAAACGGTTGCAGAGCGATCGGCCCAACTGTGTCTGGCAGCGGAAGAGGCTGCGGCTGCTGCGAAAGTTCATCCGGTCTATGTCATCGGGACCGAGGTCCCTACGCCGGGAGGAGCGACGGAGTCGATCTCCGGTGTTCACGCCACTGCTACCAGCGACGCGGAGCAGACATATGAGGTGCATCGCCGCGTCTTCGCGAAACACGGCCTGGAAGATGCATGGTCGCGTGTTGTTGCGATGGTGGTGCAGCCTGGGGTGGAGTTCAATCACGATTCCGTCTCGCACTACGACGCGGGCAAGGCACGGGAGCTGAGTGCATGGATCGACAGGCGTCGGCCCCTTGTTTTCGAGGCACACTCCACGGACTATCAACTGCCGGAGGCCTATCGCGAACTGGTTCGCGATGGATTCGCCATCCTGAAGGTTGGGCCTGCGGTCACCTTTGCGATGCGAGAGGCGATCTTCGCACTGACGCGGATTGAGGATGAATTGGTCCCCGACGGAAAGCGGTCCAATCTGCGCAATGTCGTCGAAAGGGTGATGCTGGCTTCTCCCAAAGACTGGGAGGGGCACTATCACGGAAGTCCTGAACAGCAGCGGATTTTGCGGACTTACAGCTATAGCGACCGGATTCGCTACTACTGGAACGTTCCGGAGATTTCACAGGCGGTTGAAGCGCTGATTCGGAATCTGAACTCGGTGGAGATTCCGGAGACGCTGATCAGTGCATACCTTCCTCTGGAGTACGAGGCTATCCGTGCTGGAGTACTGAAATCGGATCCGACGGAGATCGTTCTTTATGCCTCGCAACGAGTCCTCGTGCCGTATGCAGAGGCGTGTTTTTAG
- a CDS encoding sigma-70 family RNA polymerase sigma factor → MEQEWLAGQFEENRGHLRAVAYRMLGSASEADDAVQEAWLRLSRSDANAIENLGGWLTTVVSRVCLDMLRSRKARHEEPIEPGVREPVAKPDAGGDPEREALLADSVGLALMVVLDRLTPAERLAFVLHDLFAVPFEEIGGILDRSAMAVRQLASRARRRVQGAPAIDETELNRQRDLVSRFLAALRAGDVEGLVAVLDPDFVLRADKFASFSGGTMEVHGARTWAQEAVTLFKGARFAAPALVEGAVGVVVAPQGRLFRVLKFGFSGGKIASIDAVAEPGQMGEIDLGLLQG, encoded by the coding sequence ATGGAACAGGAGTGGCTAGCGGGGCAATTTGAAGAGAACCGCGGGCATCTGCGGGCGGTGGCCTACAGGATGCTTGGCTCGGCGAGTGAGGCCGACGACGCGGTGCAGGAGGCATGGCTCCGGCTCAGCCGTTCGGATGCGAATGCGATTGAAAATCTTGGCGGATGGCTGACGACGGTTGTCTCTCGTGTATGTCTCGACATGCTGCGCTCTCGCAAGGCACGTCATGAGGAACCGATTGAGCCGGGCGTGCGGGAGCCGGTCGCGAAGCCTGATGCCGGTGGTGATCCCGAGCGGGAGGCCTTGCTGGCCGATTCGGTGGGGCTCGCTCTGATGGTCGTGCTTGATCGGCTCACGCCTGCTGAGCGACTCGCATTTGTGTTGCACGATCTGTTTGCTGTGCCCTTTGAGGAAATTGGAGGCATTCTGGATCGCTCTGCGATGGCGGTCCGGCAGCTTGCCAGCCGGGCACGGAGAAGGGTGCAGGGAGCTCCAGCGATCGATGAGACCGAGTTAAATCGTCAGCGCGATCTCGTTAGCCGTTTTTTGGCGGCGCTTCGTGCCGGAGATGTTGAAGGATTGGTTGCGGTACTTGATCCTGACTTTGTCCTTCGAGCTGACAAATTCGCTTCCTTCTCCGGAGGCACAATGGAGGTACATGGAGCTCGCACGTGGGCCCAGGAAGCAGTCACGCTGTTCAAGGGGGCGCGATTTGCCGCTCCAGCGCTGGTGGAAGGTGCGGTGGGAGTGGTGGTTGCTCCGCAGGGCCGCCTCTTCCGTGTGCTGAAGTTCGGCTTCTCCGGAGGAAAGATTGCCTCTATCGATGCCGTTGCAGAGCCCGGACAGATGGGCGAGATCGATCTCGGGCTTCTTCAGGGTTAG
- a CDS encoding carboxymuconolactone decarboxylase family protein, protein MQPRIPNITMLLPEVTQSLMALGAAVKKETGVPSKTLGMVHLRASQINGCSVCVDMHARALRNEGETDERLISISAWRDAPYFTDAERAALALTEEGTRIADKSEAVSDEIWREAARHYDDRALSVLTLHIGMINLWNRLNIITRQVAGEWLKSDAAKKWQQENAAALAAR, encoded by the coding sequence ATGCAACCCCGAATCCCGAATATCACCATGCTTCTGCCCGAAGTCACACAATCCCTGATGGCACTGGGCGCAGCGGTCAAGAAAGAAACTGGCGTTCCATCCAAGACCCTGGGTATGGTGCATCTGCGCGCCAGCCAGATCAACGGTTGCAGCGTCTGCGTGGACATGCACGCCCGCGCTCTCAGGAATGAAGGTGAAACCGACGAACGGCTTATCTCCATCTCCGCCTGGCGCGACGCCCCCTACTTTACCGATGCAGAGCGTGCTGCGCTTGCGCTGACGGAAGAAGGCACCCGTATCGCCGATAAATCGGAAGCAGTATCTGACGAGATCTGGCGTGAGGCTGCACGGCACTATGACGATCGCGCTCTCTCCGTTCTCACGCTGCACATCGGAATGATTAATCTGTGGAATCGCCTCAACATCATCACTCGTCAAGTGGCGGGAGAGTGGCTGAAATCTGACGCAGCCAAAAAATGGCAGCAGGAGAACGCTGCTGCACTAGCGGCTCGATAA